One genomic window of Quadrisphaera setariae includes the following:
- a CDS encoding glycosyltransferase: MGDRPPAAVFVLSQATPLRGMERAAADTVAALQADGLDVALHALVEHPRPGRAGRLLDLAASFAAARRLVRRSGPPLVLVGIWVGLRVLPFRRPSDRDVIAWEHSLTRERRAALRSFDAVARLVLPLYARRARGVVAVSAAVAGALAEQPGVAERVVVVPNPVVERPPAAAGPREPQPGPDRAAGPRLLCVGGLEPLKNPELALEALALLPAAHLDVAGGGARLPVLRQLAERLGVADRVTWHGHTDRVPSLLEACDALVHTSRSETFGYALLEAAAAHRPVVAVATEQARHLVPTLVPGTTTTADAAALAAAVRAVLSSPPTAAELAAADAARAAAFGREALLAGWRAVLS; encoded by the coding sequence ATGGGGGATCGTCCACCCGCCGCGGTCTTCGTGCTCTCCCAGGCCACGCCGCTGCGCGGCATGGAGCGCGCGGCGGCCGACACCGTCGCCGCGCTGCAGGCCGACGGGCTCGACGTGGCCCTGCACGCCCTCGTGGAGCACCCGCGCCCCGGGCGGGCCGGGCGCCTGCTCGACCTGGCGGCGTCCTTCGCCGCCGCGCGCCGGCTCGTGCGCCGGTCGGGACCGCCGCTGGTGCTCGTGGGCATCTGGGTGGGACTGCGGGTGCTGCCGTTCCGGCGGCCCTCGGACCGCGACGTCATCGCCTGGGAGCACTCCCTCACGCGCGAGCGACGTGCGGCGCTGCGCTCCTTCGACGCGGTGGCCCGCCTGGTGCTCCCGCTGTACGCGCGCCGGGCGCGAGGCGTGGTGGCGGTCAGCGCAGCGGTCGCCGGGGCGCTGGCGGAGCAGCCGGGTGTGGCCGAGCGGGTCGTCGTCGTCCCCAACCCGGTGGTGGAGCGGCCGCCGGCGGCCGCGGGACCGCGGGAGCCGCAGCCCGGCCCCGACCGGGCAGCCGGCCCCCGCCTGCTCTGCGTCGGCGGGCTGGAGCCGCTGAAGAACCCCGAGCTGGCGCTGGAGGCGCTGGCGCTGCTGCCCGCCGCCCACCTCGACGTGGCCGGCGGGGGAGCGCGCCTGCCCGTCCTGCGGCAGCTCGCCGAGCGGCTCGGCGTGGCGGACCGGGTCACCTGGCACGGCCACACCGACCGGGTGCCCTCGCTCCTCGAGGCCTGTGACGCCCTCGTGCACACGTCCCGGTCCGAGACGTTCGGGTACGCGCTGCTCGAAGCCGCCGCCGCGCACCGGCCGGTGGTCGCGGTGGCCACCGAGCAGGCCCGCCACCTCGTGCCCACCCTCGTCCCGGGGACCACGACGACGGCGGACGCGGCGGCGCTGGCCGCAGCCGTGCGCGCCGTGCTCTCGAGCCCGCCGACGGCGGCCGAGCTCGCGGCCGCGGACGCCGCGCGAGCCGCCGCCTTCGGCCGGGAAGCCCTCCTGGCCGGCTGGCGCGCGGTGCTCAGCTGA
- a CDS encoding glycosyltransferase, protein MRTVVVTRAYAPEPAAAAWRQAALARALAGAGHAVEVLTSRPPAGTAPAAAPPGDDDAGPSPRVRRWPVLRDASGNVRGYVQYASFDLPAGLRLAARVLGPRAGRPDVVVVEPPPTTGLVVRLVCGLRRVPYAYYAADLLSLAAAEAGLPGPALRLLTALEAWVLRGAARVMTVDEGYAARVRALGVPAERVVVVGTGVDTDQLRPPDPSPGAVDDDGADDQPPAFVYAGTMSEVQGAGVLVDALARVLPEHPGARAVFYGGGVQAGELAERAARLAPGLIAFPGLVAPSVIARATATARAGLASQRPDTAYAFAFLVKPLAATACGAPVVYAGAGPFAQLVGEHRLGWAVPWDVDAVAAALREALERPAPTGQERARLVAWTREHHSLRSVARRAAAVVEAAVSPPSRS, encoded by the coding sequence GTGCGCACGGTCGTGGTCACCCGCGCCTACGCCCCCGAGCCGGCAGCGGCCGCCTGGCGCCAGGCAGCCCTCGCCCGCGCGCTCGCGGGCGCCGGACACGCGGTGGAGGTCCTCACCTCCCGGCCCCCCGCGGGGACCGCCCCGGCCGCCGCGCCTCCCGGCGACGACGACGCCGGACCCTCCCCGCGCGTGCGCCGCTGGCCCGTGCTGCGCGACGCCAGCGGCAACGTCCGCGGGTACGTCCAGTACGCCAGCTTCGACCTGCCCGCCGGCCTCCGGCTGGCCGCTCGCGTGCTCGGGCCCCGTGCGGGCCGGCCCGACGTCGTCGTCGTCGAGCCCCCGCCCACCACGGGCCTCGTGGTGCGCCTGGTCTGCGGCCTGCGGCGCGTGCCCTACGCCTACTACGCCGCCGACCTGCTCTCCCTGGCCGCCGCCGAGGCCGGCCTCCCTGGCCCGGCGCTGCGGCTGCTCACGGCGCTGGAGGCGTGGGTGCTCCGCGGCGCCGCGCGCGTCATGACCGTGGACGAGGGCTACGCGGCGCGCGTGCGCGCGCTCGGCGTGCCCGCCGAGCGGGTGGTGGTGGTCGGCACCGGGGTCGACACCGACCAGCTGCGCCCGCCGGACCCCTCCCCGGGCGCCGTGGACGACGACGGCGCCGACGACCAGCCACCCGCGTTCGTCTACGCCGGCACGATGTCGGAGGTGCAGGGCGCTGGCGTGCTCGTGGACGCCCTGGCCCGCGTGCTGCCCGAGCACCCGGGCGCCCGCGCCGTGTTCTACGGCGGCGGCGTGCAGGCCGGCGAGCTCGCCGAGCGCGCCGCTCGCCTGGCGCCGGGGCTCATCGCCTTCCCCGGGCTGGTGGCCCCCTCGGTGATCGCCCGCGCCACCGCCACCGCCCGCGCCGGCCTGGCCAGCCAGCGGCCCGACACCGCCTACGCCTTCGCGTTCCTCGTCAAGCCCCTCGCGGCCACCGCGTGCGGGGCGCCCGTCGTCTACGCCGGTGCCGGACCGTTCGCGCAGCTCGTGGGGGAGCACCGGCTGGGGTGGGCGGTCCCGTGGGACGTCGACGCGGTGGCCGCCGCCCTGCGCGAGGCCCTCGAGCGACCCGCGCCGACCGGGCAGGAACGGGCCCGGCTGGTGGCGTGGACCCGCGAGCACCACTCGCTGCGCTCCGTGGCGCGCCGCGCTGCCGCCGTCGTCGAGGCCGCCGTCTCCCCACCCTCCCGTTCGTGA
- a CDS encoding DUF6541 family protein has product MLPVAAALLWVPGALLGRALGLGPRWALAAAPALTWGLVALGAVAVPRAGLRWTTTTATGVLVLALLAALALGLLPRRPRRRGSPAPAGPDGARASLAGPALGVAVAALLVVAVAWRAGHRLGSVAQTWDAAYHANLTTLIAGSGDSDPVSAPSALASAGWRDVSTYYPDALHALAALVVRSTGAGSAVVLDVLAALVVGGVLPVAVAALAGSVAPSRRGAAAAVGAVVAVLPVAAPWDQWWRGVWSYGAALATALLVAALAVRALEGWLVPRRPVSAAAAVLLGAVGVAGLQPAGVVLAGVLVLGWALSRLTVAALATPPAEPADAARAGALRVRGGLAAAVVGTLLLPPLVLALARWSPALGSLAGYDYTTRPSTWTGVGQALTSVLGGVRRISGGYGFGLPPQGGQWLLAAVVLAAVVLLATSRATAWLAAAWALAVVAAVATVVPLGPVLAQVVGPAGGAAADLLRSVTLFFYNAPFRLMAVVAAVGSVVVGVAAARAADLLDRHVPRPRRSVVRAAAAGAAVLLAGSAALSTLEVAAPRLAAGYAPRVTAADQRAVMDRLAQVVREQPLPAGATVANDPVDGSAWLYSLHDLPVLFRHYAPGPLTPDAQLLLSRLDDVDTDPGVQQALRDLRVCYVYSGGRPVYASMRLAPGFTDLDLAASLEPVARSGSASAYRVLVPGTPCAPA; this is encoded by the coding sequence GTGCTGCCGGTGGCGGCCGCGCTGCTGTGGGTGCCCGGGGCGCTGCTCGGGCGGGCGCTGGGCCTGGGGCCGCGCTGGGCGCTGGCCGCGGCGCCGGCCCTCACCTGGGGGCTGGTGGCGCTCGGGGCGGTGGCCGTGCCGCGCGCCGGGCTGCGCTGGACGACGACGACGGCGACCGGCGTGCTGGTGCTCGCGCTGCTCGCCGCCCTGGCGCTGGGGCTGCTGCCCCGGCGGCCCCGGCGGCGGGGCTCGCCCGCTCCGGCCGGACCTGACGGTGCCCGGGCCTCCCTCGCGGGGCCGGCGCTCGGCGTGGCGGTGGCGGCGCTGCTGGTGGTGGCGGTCGCCTGGCGGGCCGGGCACCGCCTCGGGTCCGTGGCGCAGACCTGGGACGCCGCCTACCACGCCAACCTCACCACCCTCATCGCCGGCTCCGGCGACAGCGACCCCGTCAGCGCCCCCAGCGCCCTGGCCTCGGCCGGGTGGCGCGACGTCTCCACCTACTACCCCGATGCCCTCCACGCCCTCGCCGCCCTCGTCGTCCGCAGCACCGGGGCGGGCTCCGCGGTGGTCCTCGACGTGCTCGCCGCGCTCGTGGTGGGCGGGGTCCTGCCGGTCGCCGTCGCCGCCCTGGCCGGGTCGGTCGCGCCGTCGCGACGCGGCGCGGCCGCCGCGGTGGGCGCCGTCGTCGCCGTCCTCCCCGTCGCCGCGCCCTGGGACCAGTGGTGGCGCGGGGTGTGGAGCTACGGCGCGGCCCTGGCCACCGCCCTCCTCGTCGCAGCCCTCGCGGTGCGGGCCCTGGAGGGGTGGCTGGTGCCCCGGCGGCCGGTCTCGGCGGCCGCGGCGGTGCTGCTCGGGGCGGTGGGCGTCGCTGGCCTGCAGCCGGCCGGTGTGGTGCTGGCGGGGGTGCTGGTGCTCGGGTGGGCGCTGTCGCGCCTCACGGTGGCAGCCCTCGCGACGCCGCCCGCTGAGCCGGCAGACGCAGCACGGGCGGGCGCGCTGCGGGTCCGCGGCGGCCTGGCGGCCGCGGTGGTGGGCACGCTCCTGCTGCCGCCCCTGGTGCTGGCGCTGGCGCGCTGGTCTCCGGCGCTCGGCAGCCTGGCCGGCTACGACTACACCACCCGACCGTCCACCTGGACCGGTGTCGGCCAGGCGCTGACCTCGGTGCTGGGCGGCGTGCGGCGCATCAGCGGCGGCTACGGCTTCGGGCTGCCGCCGCAGGGCGGGCAGTGGCTGCTGGCCGCGGTGGTGCTGGCGGCGGTGGTGCTGCTGGCCACCTCGCGCGCCACGGCGTGGCTCGCTGCGGCGTGGGCGCTGGCCGTGGTGGCGGCCGTGGCGACGGTGGTCCCGCTCGGCCCGGTGCTCGCCCAGGTGGTCGGCCCTGCGGGTGGCGCGGCGGCCGACCTGCTGCGCTCGGTGACCCTCTTCTTCTACAACGCGCCGTTCCGCCTCATGGCCGTGGTCGCCGCGGTCGGGTCGGTGGTGGTGGGCGTGGCGGCCGCCCGCGCGGCCGACCTCCTCGACCGGCACGTCCCGCGCCCGCGCCGCTCGGTGGTGCGGGCCGCGGCCGCCGGGGCAGCGGTGCTGCTGGCGGGCTCCGCCGCGCTCAGCACCCTCGAGGTCGCCGCGCCCCGCCTGGCCGCCGGCTACGCGCCCCGCGTCACCGCGGCCGACCAGCGCGCCGTCATGGACCGGCTGGCCCAGGTGGTGCGCGAGCAGCCGCTGCCCGCCGGCGCGACCGTCGCCAACGACCCCGTGGACGGCTCCGCCTGGCTGTACTCCCTCCACGACCTCCCGGTGCTCTTCCGCCACTACGCCCCGGGACCGCTCACGCCCGACGCGCAGCTGCTGCTGTCCAGGCTCGACGACGTCGACACCGACCCGGGCGTCCAGCAGGCGCTGCGCGACCTGCGCGTCTGCTACGTCTACTCCGGCGGCCGCCCGGTGTACGCCTCGATGCGCCTGGCCCCCGGGTTCACCGACCTCGACCTGGCCGCGTCGCTGGAGCCGGTGGCGCGTTCGGGCAGCGCTTCGGCGTACCGGGTGCTCGTGCCCGGTACGCCCTGCGCCCCGGCCTGA
- a CDS encoding glycoside hydrolase family 3 N-terminal domain-containing protein has protein sequence MAPAQLAHPPRAARALVPLVALLACLVALTGCSAPASPAGPGTGGSEASGASGTAAPSPSPSSSPVDPHVAAAQRALAPLDLRARAAQLLVVGVPAADLAAGGALLAQAPYGGVFISGRSTASAAGVGAVTGPWADRARQAGQPVPWVAADQEGGAVQTFSGPGFEDLPTARQQGREAPAAVQERARGVGVSLRAAGITLDLAPVADVVPAGTARGNAPIGKYGREYGATAEEVVEDAGAVVAGLGEAGVVATVKHFPGLGRVTGNTDLVSDVRDAKTTASDPDVALFGQLAALPQRPFVMTSSAVYEQIDPGAPAAFSSAVVTGLLREQLGVDGVVISDDLGRAKAVASVPPADRATRFIDAGGTLVLTVDPELAPTMLDALVAKAQAEPAFAAEVDAAALVALEAKSRAGLLP, from the coding sequence ATGGCACCAGCGCAGCTCGCCCACCCGCCCCGCGCCGCCCGCGCGCTGGTGCCGCTGGTCGCGCTGCTGGCCTGCCTGGTGGCGCTCACCGGCTGCTCCGCCCCGGCGTCTCCGGCCGGTCCCGGCACCGGTGGGAGCGAGGCCTCCGGCGCGAGCGGGACGGCGGCCCCCAGCCCGTCGCCGTCGTCGTCCCCCGTCGACCCCCACGTCGCCGCCGCGCAGCGGGCCCTGGCACCGCTGGACCTGCGGGCGCGGGCCGCGCAGCTGCTCGTGGTGGGCGTGCCCGCCGCCGACCTCGCCGCCGGAGGCGCCCTGCTCGCCCAGGCCCCCTACGGCGGCGTGTTCATCAGCGGGCGCTCGACGGCGTCCGCTGCCGGCGTCGGCGCGGTCACCGGGCCGTGGGCCGACCGCGCCCGCCAGGCCGGCCAGCCCGTGCCGTGGGTGGCCGCCGACCAGGAGGGCGGCGCGGTCCAGACCTTCTCCGGCCCCGGCTTCGAGGACCTGCCCACCGCGCGCCAGCAGGGCCGCGAGGCGCCGGCCGCTGTGCAGGAGAGGGCCCGCGGGGTGGGGGTGTCGCTGCGCGCCGCCGGCATCACCCTCGACCTGGCGCCCGTGGCCGACGTCGTCCCGGCCGGCACCGCACGCGGCAACGCGCCCATCGGCAAGTACGGGCGCGAGTACGGCGCCACCGCCGAAGAGGTGGTCGAGGACGCCGGCGCCGTCGTCGCCGGGCTCGGCGAGGCCGGGGTGGTCGCCACCGTCAAGCACTTCCCGGGCCTGGGCCGGGTGACCGGCAACACCGACCTGGTCTCGGACGTCCGCGACGCGAAGACCACCGCCTCCGACCCCGACGTCGCCCTGTTCGGGCAGCTGGCGGCGCTGCCGCAGCGGCCGTTCGTCATGACGTCCTCGGCGGTGTACGAGCAGATCGACCCGGGCGCACCGGCCGCGTTCTCGTCCGCGGTGGTGACCGGGCTCCTGCGCGAGCAGCTGGGCGTGGACGGCGTGGTCATCTCCGACGACCTCGGACGCGCGAAGGCCGTCGCCTCGGTGCCACCCGCCGACAGGGCGACCCGGTTCATCGACGCCGGCGGCACCCTCGTGCTGACCGTGGACCCGGAGCTGGCGCCGACCATGCTCGACGCCCTCGTGGCGAAGGCGCAGGCGGAGCCGGCGTTCGCCGCTGAGGTCGACGCCGCCGCGCTCGTGGCGCTCGAGGCGAAGTCCCGGGCGGGACTGCTGCCCTGA
- a CDS encoding PRC-barrel domain-containing protein, with amino-acid sequence MITDAEVERIPGAAVYGADGEKIGKAGAVYRDDQTGRPEWVTVQTGLFGTSESFVPLAQADFDGDDLRVPYDKAKVKDAPRVDDEGHLDISEEDRLFEYYGVGNAGPQGSAATDARDDRFDDRDRSVDRDGRDDRAGHGVGAGTAAAGAGAAGAGLGAAAAHRDDHRDERAAGYADDRRDDRGFVDKIKDKLDGDDDRRDGYRDDRRDGIRDDVRREDRPAGYSDDRRDGFRDDRRDDDRGHGAGTAAAAGAAGAGVGGLAAAAATHRDDRRDSYRDDRPGDSTDDRRDGFRDERRDDERRDDDRGVVDKIKDKLDGDDRRDDVRDGYRTDARHDGRTGTDTAAARDDRFADGEDIGRRDDRSSSGLGSTPLAAGAGAAAGAAGGYAAGRSSSSTSTERKPRLTQWVLVKKEDVIEVPAEEAERLAAQKDGGTSR; translated from the coding sequence ATGATCACCGACGCTGAGGTGGAGCGGATCCCCGGAGCCGCCGTGTACGGGGCTGACGGGGAGAAGATCGGCAAGGCCGGTGCCGTGTACCGCGACGACCAGACAGGTCGGCCGGAGTGGGTCACCGTGCAGACGGGCCTGTTCGGCACGTCGGAGAGCTTCGTGCCGCTGGCGCAGGCCGACTTCGACGGGGACGACCTGCGCGTCCCCTACGACAAGGCGAAGGTCAAGGACGCCCCGCGCGTCGACGACGAGGGCCACCTGGACATCTCCGAGGAGGACCGGCTCTTCGAGTACTACGGCGTGGGGAACGCCGGACCCCAGGGGTCCGCAGCGACCGACGCCCGCGACGACCGCTTCGACGACCGCGACCGCAGCGTCGACCGTGACGGTCGCGATGACCGGGCTGGTCACGGCGTGGGCGCTGGCACGGCTGCCGCCGGTGCCGGGGCGGCAGGGGCGGGTCTGGGCGCAGCCGCGGCCCACCGCGACGACCACCGCGACGAGCGGGCCGCCGGCTACGCGGACGACCGACGCGACGACCGGGGCTTCGTCGACAAGATCAAGGACAAGCTCGACGGTGACGACGACCGCCGCGACGGCTACCGCGACGACCGGCGCGACGGCATCAGGGACGACGTCCGCCGCGAGGACCGCCCGGCCGGCTACAGCGACGACCGCCGCGACGGGTTCCGCGACGACCGGCGCGACGACGACCGCGGCCACGGCGCGGGTACCGCTGCCGCCGCTGGTGCCGCTGGTGCGGGCGTCGGTGGCCTGGCCGCCGCTGCCGCCACGCACCGCGACGACCGCCGCGACAGCTACCGCGACGACCGTCCCGGCGACTCCACCGACGACCGGCGCGACGGGTTCCGCGACGAACGCCGTGACGACGAACGCCGTGACGACGACCGCGGCGTCGTCGACAAGATCAAGGACAAGCTCGACGGTGACGACCGCCGCGACGACGTCCGTGACGGCTACCGCACCGACGCGCGCCACGACGGACGCACCGGGACGGACACCGCGGCAGCGCGGGACGACCGCTTCGCCGACGGCGAGGACATCGGCCGTCGCGACGACCGCTCCTCCTCGGGCCTGGGCTCCACCCCGCTGGCCGCGGGCGCGGGCGCTGCGGCTGGCGCAGCCGGTGGCTACGCGGCGGGCCGCTCGTCGTCGTCGACCAGCACGGAGCGCAAGCCCCGCCTGACCCAGTGGGTGCTGGTGAAGAAGGAGGACGTCATCGAGGTGCCGGCCGAGGAGGCCGAGCGCCTCGCGGCGCAGAAGGACGGCGGCACCTCCCGCTGA
- a CDS encoding cell wall-binding repeat-containing protein: MRRALPALATTATAAAAGLLGAGALVLPAWADDLGVTAAAGPAAPPAAETVDDDAPTALLSGTLRVLADVDHVSAGSLETARRQAAASLGGAMGPASGPDRRLDPVAPYLQVGGVWVPLRASAVADVAPGSAVTVRVQVPEPVVQAVEGGERLDAVPDGRASATTAISERTLDAAADTSAASSSPLAGASAVAAAAAATPVAAQVVTATKPAATGVTSSQPVTVVAVSMLGGSDSYYSDSTVDSLLSSASDYWGEQTGGAVGFRRDGAVTRYSSSMGCSDPNALWSEAAQRAGFTQGAGKHLLLLLPPQAYASGCSYGLGSVGASPGAGGVTYVTDASWPAIAHELGHNMSLLHANRLQCGSAVDEAVGTSASYRSCSVQEYGDRTDVMSSAAARSDGTPVQATGSASAFELARMGLLGSGGRATVTSTGTTSWTVQPLSSLSGLRSVLVTDPRSGDVYDLEVRANSGRDTFGWGGSTRVTYGLRVLKANDDGGSLLLDPTPTTGTDSNVAVAPGSTFTSAAGGVAVRTTSNADGSVTAQVSVAAAGQEHWQAPATSVTARLQGDDRYGTAAAVSGALVKAPASGQRVFVASGSTFPDALAAGAAAGRAGSPTPVVLVPASGALPDAVAAELRRLSASRITVVGGAKAVDDGVLGQLRAYAGTVDRVQGDDRYGTSAALATAVARDSGSGGGPVFLATGRDFPDALSGAAAAGQLGGSLLLTDPGALSGPTLSALTALRPNRVYVLGGGISDAVVSQVTSAAPGAAVKRLAGADRYETSALVADTAAAQGAGSVVLATGADFPDALTGGPLAVSLRAPLLLVQPTCAPGPVVDEVKKLGATTSTVLGGTRSVSDAAAALNRC; the protein is encoded by the coding sequence ATGCGCCGCGCCCTGCCCGCTCTGGCCACGACGGCCACCGCGGCCGCCGCAGGCCTGCTGGGCGCCGGCGCCCTCGTGCTGCCGGCCTGGGCCGACGACCTGGGCGTGACCGCAGCCGCCGGCCCCGCGGCCCCGCCGGCTGCGGAGACCGTCGACGACGACGCACCGACCGCCCTGCTCAGCGGCACCCTCCGCGTCCTCGCGGACGTGGACCACGTCAGCGCGGGCTCCCTGGAGACGGCCCGCCGCCAGGCCGCCGCCTCCCTCGGCGGGGCGATGGGGCCGGCCAGCGGCCCCGACCGCCGGCTCGACCCCGTGGCGCCGTACCTGCAGGTGGGGGGCGTGTGGGTGCCGCTGCGGGCCAGCGCCGTCGCCGACGTGGCCCCCGGGAGCGCGGTGACGGTCCGCGTGCAGGTGCCCGAGCCCGTCGTGCAGGCGGTCGAGGGCGGCGAGCGCCTCGACGCGGTGCCCGACGGCCGCGCCTCCGCCACCACCGCCATCAGCGAGCGGACGCTGGACGCCGCCGCCGACACCTCCGCCGCCTCCTCCTCGCCGCTGGCCGGCGCCAGCGCCGTGGCCGCGGCGGCGGCCGCGACGCCCGTGGCCGCCCAGGTGGTGACGGCCACGAAGCCCGCCGCCACCGGCGTGACCTCGTCGCAGCCTGTGACGGTGGTGGCCGTCTCGATGCTGGGCGGCTCGGACTCGTACTACAGCGACTCGACGGTCGACTCGCTGCTGTCGTCCGCGAGCGACTACTGGGGCGAGCAGACCGGGGGGGCCGTCGGCTTCCGCCGCGACGGGGCCGTCACGCGCTACTCCAGCTCGATGGGCTGCTCCGACCCCAACGCCCTGTGGAGCGAGGCCGCCCAGCGCGCCGGTTTCACCCAGGGCGCCGGCAAGCACCTGCTCCTGCTGCTGCCGCCGCAGGCGTACGCCTCGGGCTGCTCCTACGGGCTGGGCTCGGTGGGCGCCTCGCCGGGCGCTGGCGGGGTCACCTACGTCACCGACGCCAGCTGGCCGGCCATCGCCCACGAGCTCGGGCACAACATGTCGCTGCTGCACGCGAACCGCCTGCAGTGCGGCTCGGCGGTGGACGAGGCCGTCGGCACGTCCGCCAGCTACCGCTCCTGCAGCGTGCAGGAGTACGGCGACCGCACCGACGTCATGTCCAGCGCGGCGGCGCGCTCGGACGGCACCCCGGTCCAGGCGACCGGCAGCGCCTCCGCCTTCGAGCTGGCGCGCATGGGCCTGCTGGGCTCCGGCGGGCGGGCCACCGTCACCTCCACCGGCACCACCAGCTGGACCGTGCAGCCGCTGTCGTCGCTGTCCGGGCTGCGCTCGGTGCTCGTCACCGACCCGCGCAGCGGTGACGTCTACGACCTCGAGGTCCGCGCGAACAGCGGTCGCGACACGTTCGGCTGGGGCGGCTCGACGCGCGTCACCTACGGCCTGCGGGTGCTCAAGGCCAACGACGACGGCGGCAGCCTCCTGCTCGACCCCACGCCGACCACCGGCACGGACTCCAACGTGGCGGTGGCCCCCGGCAGCACCTTCACCAGCGCCGCCGGTGGCGTGGCGGTGCGCACCACCAGCAACGCCGACGGCTCGGTGACCGCGCAGGTGTCGGTGGCGGCCGCCGGCCAGGAGCACTGGCAGGCGCCGGCCACCTCGGTGACCGCCCGCCTGCAGGGCGACGACAGGTACGGCACCGCCGCCGCCGTCTCCGGTGCGCTGGTCAAGGCACCGGCCAGCGGGCAGCGCGTGTTCGTCGCCTCCGGGTCCACCTTCCCCGACGCGCTCGCCGCGGGTGCGGCGGCCGGTCGCGCCGGCTCTCCGACCCCCGTCGTCCTCGTCCCCGCCAGCGGTGCGCTGCCCGACGCCGTGGCCGCCGAGCTGCGCCGCCTGTCGGCCTCGCGGATCACCGTGGTGGGCGGGGCGAAGGCCGTGGACGACGGCGTGCTCGGCCAGCTGCGCGCCTACGCGGGCACCGTCGACAGGGTGCAGGGCGACGACCGCTACGGCACGTCAGCAGCGCTCGCCACCGCCGTCGCCAGGGACTCCGGCAGCGGCGGCGGCCCGGTCTTCCTGGCCACGGGCCGGGACTTCCCCGACGCCCTCTCCGGAGCCGCGGCCGCGGGCCAGCTGGGCGGCTCGCTGCTGCTCACCGACCCGGGGGCGCTGTCGGGCCCTACGCTGAGCGCGCTGACCGCGCTGAGGCCGAACCGCGTGTACGTGCTGGGCGGCGGCATCTCCGACGCGGTGGTCAGCCAGGTCACCTCCGCCGCGCCCGGTGCCGCCGTGAAGCGGCTGGCGGGAGCTGACCGCTACGAGACCTCCGCCCTCGTCGCCGACACCGCGGCCGCGCAGGGCGCCGGCAGCGTGGTGCTCGCCACCGGCGCGGACTTCCCCGACGCCCTCACCGGCGGTCCCCTGGCCGTGTCGCTGCGCGCGCCGCTGCTGCTGGTGCAGCCCACGTGCGCGCCGGGGCCGGTGGTGGACGAGGTGAAGAAGCTCGGCGCCACCACGAGCACGGTGCTGGGCGGCACGCGCTCGGTCTCCGACGCCGCTGCGGCGCTGAACCGCTGCTGA
- a CDS encoding lipopolysaccharide biosynthesis protein, with translation MAAADVQSPGAVVDGSTSGLRRSSASMLLGHGGRAAFAGLTFLLVARELGPEGFGAVGAVMAAAALALPFASLGAVHLLVRSAVRSPERLPGGFAAAASVTAGGGLVATALAAAVCLLVVPSVPLPAVLALLVADLVGSALLELAAGVQVARHRAMGAAQAQLAFHGLRFAAAVALALTPAGLTVGGWAAAYAATSLAGGVAAVVVVRRQLGSGGLGLAAEVRGLLAQWRDGFHFSVGLGAQALYNDLDKLMLTRLGSEAANGAYTVAYRLVDMALVPLRAVLAAAYPRFFAAGAAGGTAGLRAAVGLARSIAPTTVGWCAVASVALLAGADLVPLLLGEDYEPAVGALRWLALLPLLKVAHYLAADALTGAGQQRVRSAWQLGVAVGNGLLNLWLIPAFGLAGAVAASLVCDGVLALALWAVVWGRLRRA, from the coding sequence GTGGCAGCAGCTGACGTCCAGTCGCCGGGCGCGGTCGTCGACGGCAGCACCTCCGGGCTGCGGCGCAGCAGCGCCAGCATGCTGCTCGGCCACGGCGGGCGCGCCGCCTTCGCCGGCCTGACCTTCCTGCTCGTGGCCCGCGAGCTGGGCCCTGAGGGGTTCGGTGCGGTCGGCGCCGTCATGGCCGCCGCAGCGCTGGCCCTGCCGTTCGCCTCCCTCGGAGCGGTCCACCTCCTGGTGCGCTCCGCGGTGCGCTCACCGGAGCGGCTGCCCGGTGGGTTCGCCGCCGCCGCGAGCGTCACCGCGGGCGGCGGGCTCGTCGCGACGGCGCTCGCGGCGGCGGTGTGCCTGCTCGTCGTGCCGTCGGTGCCGCTGCCCGCCGTGCTCGCGCTGCTCGTGGCCGACCTCGTGGGCTCCGCGCTGCTCGAGCTGGCCGCGGGCGTGCAGGTCGCCCGGCACCGGGCGATGGGCGCGGCGCAGGCCCAGCTGGCCTTCCACGGGCTGCGGTTCGCCGCGGCGGTCGCGCTGGCGCTCACACCGGCCGGGCTGACGGTCGGCGGCTGGGCAGCCGCGTACGCGGCGACCTCCCTGGCGGGCGGCGTCGCGGCCGTCGTCGTCGTGCGGCGCCAGCTGGGCAGCGGCGGTCTCGGGCTGGCCGCCGAGGTCCGCGGGCTCCTGGCCCAGTGGCGCGACGGGTTCCACTTCTCCGTGGGGCTCGGCGCGCAGGCGCTCTACAACGACCTCGACAAGCTCATGCTCACCCGGCTCGGCTCCGAGGCCGCCAACGGCGCGTACACGGTGGCGTACCGGCTGGTCGACATGGCGCTCGTCCCGCTGAGGGCGGTGCTCGCGGCGGCCTACCCCCGCTTCTTCGCCGCCGGCGCCGCCGGCGGGACGGCCGGGCTGCGCGCCGCCGTCGGGCTGGCGCGCAGCATCGCGCCGACGACGGTCGGCTGGTGCGCCGTGGCGTCGGTGGCGCTGCTGGCGGGCGCCGACCTCGTGCCGCTGCTGCTGGGGGAGGACTACGAGCCGGCCGTCGGCGCCCTGCGGTGGCTGGCCCTCCTGCCGCTGCTGAAGGTGGCGCACTACCTCGCCGCCGACGCGCTCACCGGCGCTGGCCAGCAGCGCGTCCGCAGCGCCTGGCAGCTGGGCGTGGCGGTGGGCAACGGGCTGCTCAACCTGTGGCTGATCCCGGCGTTCGGGCTGGCCGGGGCCGTGGCGGCGAGCCTCGTCTGCGACGGCGTGCTGGCGCTGGCCCTCTGGGCCGTCGTGTGGGGGCGGCTGCGCCGCGCCTGA